In Streptomyces sp. ML-6, the genomic stretch CGGCAAGCCGTTCGGCGCGAAGGACGTGGTCTTCACCTACCGGACCATCCTCGACGAGAAGACCAACAACGCCTCCCGCACCGAACTCGACGCGGTGAAGAGCGTCGAGGCGACCGGCGACGACACCGTCGTCTTCACCCTCAAATACCCCTACGCGCCCTTCGCCCAGCGCACCGTCCTGCCCATCGCACCCGAACACGTCGCGGGCAAGCAGGACGTCAACACCGGCCCCTTCACCACCCACCCCATAGGCACCGGACCGTACCTGCTCACCAAGTGGTCCAAGGGCGAGAAGATCGCCTTCAGGGCCAACCCCCACTACTGGGGCGGCGCGCCGAAGGTGAAGAAGTTCACCATGGCGATCATCAAGGACGACGACGTACGCGCCACCCGGCTGCGCTCCGGCGAACTCGACGGCGCGATCCTGCCGCCCAACCTGGCCAAGGGCTTCGCCCGCGACAGCGGCACCCGGACGTACGCCGCCACGACGTACGACTACCGCACCGTGACCCTGCCCACCCACAACGAGGTCACCGGCGACATCGCCGTCCGGCGCGCCCTCGACATCGCCGTCGACCGGAAGGCCATGGTCGACTCCCTCCTCAACGGCGAGGGCAGGCCCGCCTACGGACCCGTGCCCACCGACAGCGCATGGTTCACCAAGGGCACCGAACGCCCCCACGACCTCGCCGCCGCGAAGAAGATCCTCGACGAGGCCGGATGGAAGCCCGGCAAGGACGGCATCCGCACCAGGAACGGCGTACGCGCCGCCTTCCCGCTCTGGTACCTCACCGGTGACAAGCTGCGCCAGGACCACGCGCTCGCCTACGCCTCCGACGCCAAGAAGGCCGGCATCGACATCACCACCCAGGCC encodes the following:
- a CDS encoding ABC transporter substrate-binding protein, with the protein product MTARSIRGAAAAALATVLLATATACSQPGGPDGGGSGSGAGDSAVVGIAYEPDSLSPLLGYGKDGNSKIFDGLLTLDADMKLRPALATALPEVSDDGLTYTYRLRKGVKFSDGKPFGAKDVVFTYRTILDEKTNNASRTELDAVKSVEATGDDTVVFTLKYPYAPFAQRTVLPIAPEHVAGKQDVNTGPFTTHPIGTGPYLLTKWSKGEKIAFRANPHYWGGAPKVKKFTMAIIKDDDVRATRLRSGELDGAILPPNLAKGFARDSGTRTYAATTYDYRTVTLPTHNEVTGDIAVRRALDIAVDRKAMVDSLLNGEGRPAYGPVPTDSAWFTKGTERPHDLAAAKKILDEAGWKPGKDGIRTRNGVRAAFPLWYLTGDKLRQDHALAYASDAKKAGIDITTQAGTWEVIEPRMKQDAVLAGGGSPADPDFDQYTLLKSSLAGDGFNNMAWYDNKTVDRALEAGRRSGDEAERKAAYDTVQRELVKNPGYTFLTHIDHLYVVKDRFGPLTTQVEPHDHGLASGPWWNVEDWTPKK